The Gemmatimonadales bacterium sequence ACCTAACGAAGGCGCGCGCCAGCCCGCATACAAGCTCTGGATCGATTTCGGTCCGCTGGGGGAGAAGACATCCAGCGCCCGGCTCACCGACCTCTACCGTCCCGAAGACCTCTTGGGACGGCTGGTGATCGCCGCCGTGAATCTTGGCGTGCGCCGGATCGCGGGGTTCGCGTCGGAGGTGCTCGTCCTCGGCCTGCCGGACGAAGCGGGCCGCGTGGTGCTGCTCGAGCCCG is a genomic window containing:
- a CDS encoding tRNA-binding protein, whose protein sequence is MDPVAAFAALDLRVGRVTRAEPNEGARQPAYKLWIDFGPLGEKTSSARLTDLYRPEDLLGRLVIAAVNLGVRRIAGFASEVLVLGLPDEAGRVVLLEPERDVPLGGRVY